In Oncorhynchus mykiss isolate Arlee chromosome 1, USDA_OmykA_1.1, whole genome shotgun sequence, the following proteins share a genomic window:
- the aifm2 gene encoding apoptosis-inducing factor 2 isoform X1 encodes MGSQVSVDNVHVVVVGGGFGGTAAAQQLKSRGIPFTLIDLRDAFHHNVAALRAAVQSGFAQQTFIPYLKTFGENFLQGRVIWVDPVSQTVALDGGKEVHYSHLILCTGTDGPFPGKYNMVASYQTAIQKYEDIVKEVQAAGSVLVVGGGSTGVEMAAEIKTEYPDKKVILIHSRVGLADPELLPSVRQQAKEVLLEKGVELLLDGCLAENGSLKVNVHLQVEGYDNVYAVGDCANVNEPKMAYHAGLHAGVAVANITNSLMGKHLESYHPGSVTMLLAMGHNDGVGQFNGLRLPRCLVTQGKSKNLLLWKSWKEMGQKAP; translated from the exons ATGGGCAGCCAGGTATCTGTAGACAATGTTCATGTTGTGGTGGTTGGCGGGGGTTTCGGTGGCACTGCCGCCGCACAACAGCTCAAATCCAGGGGGATACCATTCACCCTCATTGACCTCCGTGACGCCTTTCATCACAATGTGGCTGCCCTCCGTGCCGCTGTTCAGAGTG GCTTTGCCCAGCAGACCTTCATCCCATATTTGAAGACGTTTGGAGAGAATTTCCTTCAGGGTCGAGTCATATGGGTGGACCCAGTGTCACAGACTGTAGCGTTGGATGGAGGaaag GAAGTTCATTACTCACACCTTATACTGTGCACTGGCACAGACGGCCCTTTCCCGGGGAAGTACAACATGGTGGCCTCCTATCAGACAGCCATCCAGAAGTATGAGGACATTGTGAAGGAG GTCCAGGCCGCAGGTTCGGTTCTTGTGGTAGGTGGGGGATCCACTGGTGTAGAGATGGCTGCAGAGATCAAAACAGAATATCCAGACAAGAAG GTGATCCTGATCCATTCCCGTGTTGGCCTAGCCGACCCAGAGCTGCTGCCCAGTGTCAGGCAACAGGCTAAGGAGGTGCTGCTGGAGAAAGGGGTGGAGCTGCTACTGG ATGGATGCCTAGCAGAGAATGGGTCCCTGAAAGTGAATGTGCACCTGCAGGTGGAGGGCTATGACAATGTGTACGCTGTTGGGGACTGTGCTAATGTTAACGAGCCTAAGATGGCATACCATGCAGGTCTCCATGCTGGGGTTGCTGTTGCCAACATCACCAACAGTCTGATGGGGAAGCACCTGGAATCTTATCACCCAG GGAGTGTGACCATGTTGTTAGCCATGGGCCATAATGATGGAGTGGGCCAGTTCAATGGGCTGAGGCTTCCCCGTTGCCTTGTAACCCAGGGCAAGAGCAAGAACCTACTGCTGTGGAAAAGCTGGAAGGAAATGGGTCAGAAAGCTCCTTAA
- the aifm2 gene encoding apoptosis-inducing factor 2 (The RefSeq protein has 1 substitution compared to this genomic sequence), with amino-acid sequence MGSQVSVDNVHVVVVGGGFGGTAAAQQLKSRGIPFTLIDLRDAFHHNVAALRAAVQSGFAQQTFIPYLKTFGENFLQGRVIWVDPVSQTVALDGGKEVHYSHLILCTGTDGPFPGKYNMVASYQTAIQKYEDIVKEVQAAGSVLVVGGGSTGVEMAAEIKTEYPDKKVILIHSRVGLADPELLPSVRQQAKEVLLEKGVELLLGQKVSNLSVLELNVTNKNMVIMTDKDTEITADLVICCTGMKINSDAYSSTLNGCLAENGSLKVNVHLQVEGYDNVYAVGDCANVNEPKMAYHAGLHAGVAVANITNSLMGKHLESYHPGSVTMLLAMGHNDGVGQFNGLRLPRCLVTQGKSKNLLLWKGWKEMGQKAP; translated from the exons ATGGGCAGCCAGGTATCTGTAGACAATGTTCATGTTGTGGTGGTTGGCGGGGGTTTCGGTGGCACTGCCGCCGCACAACAGCTCAAATCCAGGGGGATACCATTCACCCTCATTGACCTCCGTGACGCCTTTCATCACAATGTGGCTGCCCTCCGTGCCGCTGTTCAGAGTG GCTTTGCCCAGCAGACCTTCATCCCATATTTGAAGACGTTTGGAGAGAATTTCCTTCAGGGTCGAGTCATATGGGTGGACCCAGTGTCACAGACTGTAGCGTTGGATGGAGGaaag GAAGTTCATTACTCACACCTTATACTGTGCACTGGCACAGACGGCCCTTTCCCGGGGAAGTACAACATGGTGGCCTCCTATCAGACAGCCATCCAGAAGTATGAGGACATTGTGAAGGAG GTCCAGGCCGCAGGTTCGGTTCTTGTGGTAGGTGGGGGATCCACTGGTGTAGAGATGGCTGCAGAGATCAAAACAGAATATCCAGACAAGAAG GTGATCCTGATCCATTCCCGTGTTGGCCTAGCCGACCCAGAGCTGCTGCCCAGTGTCAGGCAACAGGCTAAGGAGGTGCTGCTGGAGAAAGGGGTGGAGCTGCTACTGG GGCAGAAAGTTTCTAACCTGTCTGTACTGGAGCTCAATGTGACCAACAAGAACATGGTTATCATGACAGACAAGGATACCGAGATCACTGCAGACCTCGTCATCTGCTGCACAGGCATGAAGATTAACTCTGATGCCTATAGCTCCACCCTGA ATGGATGCCTAGCAGAGAATGGGTCCCTGAAAGTGAATGTGCACCTGCAGGTGGAGGGCTATGACAATGTGTACGCTGTTGGGGACTGTGCTAATGTTAACGAGCCTAAGATGGCATACCATGCAGGTCTCCATGCTGGGGTTGCTGTTGCCAACATCACCAACAGTCTGATGGGGAAGCACCTGGAATCTTATCACCCAG GGAGTGTGACCATGTTGTTAGCCATGGGCCATAATGATGGAGTGGGCCAGTTCAATGGGCTGAGGCTTCCCCGTTGCCTTGTAACCCAGGGCAAGAGCAAGAACCTACTGCTGTGGAAAAGCTGGAAGGAAATGGGTCAGAAAGCTCCTTAA